Genomic segment of Acinetobacter larvae:
AGACGGTCTTTGTCATGCTACAGCGCAAAGGCGTCAATGCACCTGGTCATGTTGGCCCTTCATTATTTAAGGGCAACAATACTCCGCATTCAAAAGATGAAACTTAATGTTTTATCCATTACAGCTACTATCCATTACATCCACTATTCATTGTTAGAAATTCTATGATTAAAAAAGCTATTTTACCGGTTGCTGGCTTAGGAACGCGTTTTTTGCCTGCAAGTAAGTCTATTCCTAAAGAAATGGTTACAGTGGTTGATCGCCCTGCGATTGAATATGTTGTGAAAGAAGCTGTGGCTGCGGGGATAGAGCAAATTATTCTTGTGACACATAGTGCCAAAGGTGCGATTGAAAATTATTTTGATCGTCACTTTGAATTGGAAACAACACTGAGAGAAAAGAAAAAATTTGATCTATTGGCAGAAATTACCCAGATCATTCCAGACAATGTACAGGTTGTTAGTGTGCGTCAGGCACAGCCTTTGGGTTTGGGGCATGCCGTATTGTGTGCTAAACAATTGATTGGTCAAGATGATTTTGCGGTCTTGTTGCCAGATGTTTTGGTACGTCATAAAACTACTCAACATAAAAATGATTTGGCACAAATGATGACTCGCTTTCAGCATACACATGCAGCACAAATTATGGTTGAAGCTGTTGCCGCTGATTTGGTTGATCAATACGGCATTGTTGATGTTGTGGAGCAACCTGCTGAAGGGCAAAGTGTTCTGATGCGAGGAATTGTAGAAAAACCTGCAGTCGGTACAGCGCCATCTAATCTTTCAGTGGTTGGTCGTTATATCTTGCCTGCTAAGATTATGCAGTTATTGGAAAATACCCCGAAGGGTGCTGGGAATGAAATTCAGCTGACCGATGCCATTGCCATGCTACAACAAGATGAAAGCGTGGAAGCTTATCGTATGCAAGGTCAGACCTTTGATTGTGGTAATAAGCTGGGTTATTTAAAAGCAGTTTTACATTATGCTGTTGATCATCCAACTTTGGGTGCTGATTTTAAAGCCATGATTGCTGAGTTGGGTCTCTAAATGAAAATAGCGCTATATGGTAATACCTTACAGGCTCAGGTGATGGCTGGGTTATTGGCAGAGTGTGGTCATATGGTGTATTGGTATAAACAACAAGAATGTGAATTACACCAAGCGTATCAGGTGATTCCAGATTATCAGCTGAATCACCTGATACACACTCAGATCGAAAAAGGGTTCTTAGTT
This window contains:
- the galU gene encoding UTP--glucose-1-phosphate uridylyltransferase GalU, yielding MIKKAILPVAGLGTRFLPASKSIPKEMVTVVDRPAIEYVVKEAVAAGIEQIILVTHSAKGAIENYFDRHFELETTLREKKKFDLLAEITQIIPDNVQVVSVRQAQPLGLGHAVLCAKQLIGQDDFAVLLPDVLVRHKTTQHKNDLAQMMTRFQHTHAAQIMVEAVAADLVDQYGIVDVVEQPAEGQSVLMRGIVEKPAVGTAPSNLSVVGRYILPAKIMQLLENTPKGAGNEIQLTDAIAMLQQDESVEAYRMQGQTFDCGNKLGYLKAVLHYAVDHPTLGADFKAMIAELGL